The DNA segment GGCAGCGATGACGTCGACGCGTCGTCGGATCGGTTCGATCTGTCGTCGCCGACCTCTCTGTTCGACTACGATGTCCAGTGGATTGAAAACGACAAACTGGACGCGATCAATACTAGACTCGGCGTCGTTTCGGACGCCTGATCGCCGTGACGAAGGTCCACGCAACCGGCCCGATGCTTTCGATCGACGTGGGTGAGCGGACGGCGAGGACAGAATCGATCGACGACGTCCTCGAGGTGTTCATCGGCGGGCGCGGGGTCGGTACGAAACTGTCTCACGATCGGATTCCCTACGACGCAGACCCATTCGGTCCAGACAACCGGCTCACGTTCGCTACGGGGCCCCTCCAGCACGCGACGATGAGCTTTACCGGACGCCTATCGGCGACGGCCGTCTCGCCGCTGACGGATGGTCTCCTCTCGTCGAACGCCGGCGGCTTTCTTTCGCGAAACTTCATCGCAACCGGGTACGCAGCCGTCGAAATCGCCGGGGAAAGCGATGATCTCATCGCGATCCACGTCACGGACGAAGGTGTCGAGTTCGAATCCGTTCCCGATCTTGAGGGGGCGACCGTCTCCGAAGTTGGCGCTTCCCTCAAGCATCGGCGCGGACTCGGGCCCGAACACGTCGCCTGTATCGGCCCAGCAGGGGAAAACCAGGTCCGCTTTGCATCGATCATGACCAGCGAAAGCCGAGCATTCGGCCGCGGCGGACTCGGTGCGGTTCTGGGATCGAAACGAGTCAAGGCGATAACCTTCGACGGAAATGCGACACCCGACGTTGAACTCGATCCGATACAGATAGACGTCCACCGCGAGGCGGCAACGTCGGACAGTATCATGAAATCACAGGGAACCGCTAGCGTGACGGCTCTAGCGAACGAACTCGAGGCCTTGCCCACGCGGTACTTTTCGGAACTGTCTTTCGAGGGCGCTGACGGCATCGACGGCGACGCTGTCGCATCAAAAAAGTATCAGAAAGGAACCTGTTCGGCCTGTGCGTTCGCCTGTAAACTACCGACTCGCGATGAAGAGACGGGGCTCGAGACCGAAGGCCCCGAATTCGAGACGGTGATGTCGTTCGGCTCGAACGTCGGAGTTGAGGACATCGTCGACGTGATGCAGTCGAACGAACTGTGTGACGAACTGGGTTTGGACACGATTTCCGCAGGAGACGTCATCTCGGCGTACCTAGCCAGCGAGGACGCGTTCGGCGACGTAGACTTGATCCACGACCTTGTCGAAAAAATCGCCCACAGAGATGCCGTCGGCGACATGCTTGCCGAGGGTATTGACCGATTCCACAACGAGTTGGGGGTCGAAAACTGGAGTTCCAAAGGCATGGAGTTCCCCGGACACGACGGTCGGGCGCTCAACGGGCAGGGGTTAGCGTTTGCCACTTCCAATCGTGGGGCCGATCACATGTACGCCGAGATGTACGACTACGAGTACCCGCTCGTCGACGCTGAAGACGCCCTCGACCCGATCGGCCTCGAGGGAAAGCCCTCGGTCGTCGTCGAAAGCGAGAACGCGAACGCCCTGAAAGACAGTGCTATCGCCTGCAAGTTTTCAGGCAGTTTTCTGACGGCCGACCGGTTTGAAACCTTGCTCGCGACGCCTTACGAGACGTTACTCGCGGTCGGTGGACGAATAGTCGACCTCGAGCGTCACTTCAACAATCATCGAGGATTCGATCGACGAGATGATACGCTACCATACGATCTGCCAGGCTTCGAGGACGCTCTCTCGAGGTACTATGCCGTCCGAGGATGGAACGACGACGGAACAGTGCCGGAGGACCGCCTCGAAGGGCCTGTTATCGCCGAAAGTACGTAAAAAAGGCAACAGGAGCCCTCTACTCTGATACCCGGTCAGTATCCGCAGTACTCGGCAAAATTGTCGAGAACGCGGGGAGCGTTTGAGTCCGCAAACGTGAACGCTCCGTCGTCCCAATCGCTCGGGTTGTCGCGGACGCGCTCGGTGAACTCTGGGTGAAACTGAACCGTCCACAGGGGCTTTTCGTCGTGAACCGTGCAAAAGTGCTCGTCGTACGTTGTCTTTCCGACGGCAGACAAACCTGTACCTAGTTCGGTGACTCGGTCAGCATGGAGTGCTGGGACCGGTGGGAACACCCCCTCGAGAACGCCACAGTCGTCGTGTGTACATTCGACGAAGGTTGCTCGTCGTTCGTCGGCTTCGACGGTTCCGCCAAGAGCGACGTTCGCTAGCTGGTGACCAAAACAGATACCCAGTATCGGAATTGATTCTTCGAGACAACGGTGGACTAGATCACATTGCGCGTCGACCCACGCCTCGTGTTCAGAGTCGTACACGCTCGCCGTACTTCCACCGAGGACAACACCATCAACCCCCTTGAGTGACTGAACAGTGGGGTCATCGACAAACACGTGTCGTTTGGCATCCGGGAGTAGCCGTGTTATTTCGGGCGCCAGGTATCGATAATCGGGTCGGACTTCGTTATCGAGAACCAGAATCATACTCGTTATCGAACGTTATCTAATGTATACGTTTTGGATCCACCCCAGTTCAAAAAGAGAGGGATAAATCAAGACTCTCGTTCAAAAACATTTACTCTGATTTTGATACAGGCGCTTGGTTACTCGCTTCGATCAACTCGATCAGGACCGACGCAAAGAGCGACCCAGCACTCCAGATGGCGGTTTCGCTGCCGTCGTCGTCCACGACGCTCAACAGGATCGTGTCGTCGTCAGCGATGACGATCCGCCCCGAGCGCTCGTCTTCGGCGCGGTGGTCGGGCGGGGTGAACGCCGTCACGCCCTCGAGCGAACCGAGCCGGTTTCGGACTTCGGGTTCTCGGCTGACGACGGCGACCTCGAGTCCCTCACGTGCTTTGGTAGCGAGCAGTTGTTCGACATCGTCAGTCACCAGCGGGGGCAACCTGGTGCCAAAGATGAGTCGGTCGGTCGCCTGTGAACAGAGATCGGTCACTCGTTCATCGATCTGCGGGCGACCGCGAACGGTCCAGATATCTTCCTGTTCTTCTTCGCCTGCCGGCTCGGTTCGGACGCGTTCAACGTAGTCGAAGGCTCGTTCTTGTTCGCTTTCGAACCGCGAGCGTAACACGGACTGGGCTTCGTCGACGCTGACCGGTCGGTATCGGATCGGACTGGATTGCTGGACCTCGAGTAAGCCACGGCCCTCGAGGCTTTCGGCGACGCTGTAGACCTGTGAACGAGGAACGTCGGCGATGCTGGCTACGTCACGGGCCGTCCCCGAGCCCAGTTGCTGCAGCGCGATGAAGACCCGTGCTTCGTAGCTGGTGAGGCCGAGGCGTTCGAAGGCCTCGATCGCGTCGGTTTCACCGGGCTTGCTCATCTGTCATCACCGCCGTCACGCTGGTCAGTGTCGACACCATCCCCGAGTGTATCGTGTCCGCCGTCACTCGCTGCAGTCGGTGACCCTGCAGGCGACCCGCTTTCGATGAGTTCCGGTCTGGCATACTTGGTCCACAGGACCAGGAGCGTGGGTAAGACGATCACGCTCGCGAGGAACGCATAGATGATCGTGAGCCCCGTGATAATACCGAACTGTTGTAACACCGGGAGGATGGCGAACGTGAGCACGCCGAAGCCGCCGACTGTCGTGGCGGCACTCCCAAGGAGTGCGCCCCCGGTCCCGGTGACTGTCGTCTCCATCGCCTCCCACATGTTACCCTCGCGCTCGAGTTCGAGCGTGTACCGGGAACTGATGTGAATGCTGTAGGCGATGCCGAGCCCGATAGTGAGGCTGGTTATCATACCGGTGAGGACGTTAAACGGCATCCCGAGGAGATACATCGTTCCGAGAATCCAGCTGACGGCAAGGGCAACCGGAAGCAGCGTGACGATGCCCAACAGTGCACCTTTCCCCGTCAGCCAGTACGCTATCGAGAGGAAGAGGACGACCGCGACGAGCGTAATCATGAGACTGTCGAGGACCGTGTCCATCAGATCGCTCTCGACGACGTAGTTGACGATCGGGTCGCCCGTCGCGGTTGCCGTCCATCGCGAATCGGCACCGCCGTCGTCGATACCGGCTGCGATCGTCCGCATCTCGTCAGTGACGTCCCCGAAGGCGGCGTCACCCTGTACGGCGATGACGAGTCGTGTCGCCTCGTACTCGCCGTTATCCGTGCGGTAGATGTACTCGGCTGCAGCTGGTTCTGCCTCGAGTAACTCATCGTACACCGTCTCGAGATTCTGATTTGGTACGGAGTCGGGGCCACCACCAGCGGCGGTGAACGTCTCGTTGAACGATTCGTTTTCGGCGGCCACGTCTCGCATCAACGAAACCGGACCGTCGATATCGGTGTTGCCGTTTGGCAAGGTGTAGACGGTATCTGCGTTCGCAGCATCGTTCTCAGCCGCATCGAGCCGTTCGAGGGTTTCGTCGTCAGTGATGTCTCCTTGGATAAGGATCTGGGCCCTGATGTCCTGGCGCTGGAAATTTTCGTTGACGAAGTCGAGGTTAGATTTGGCCTGGTACTCTCCCGGACTCAGCGGACCGAGGTTCTGTGTCCACTCGGGCGGGCTGTCGGCGAGGAAGTCTTCTTCGTCGAACGAGGTGTCGACCTGACTGGCACCGTAGACACCGCCTGCGGTAAGGACTAAGACGACGAGAACGATCACGAGCGGTGCGCGTCGGGCCGCAGTGGACCCCAGCGTGAGGAACCCGCCGAAGCGGCTTTCCCCGGTTCCGAACGCCCGTTTGTGCCGGTCGATACCCCGGTTCTCGAGGAAGCCGTCGAGTTCGACTTTGGCTGCAGGGACGAGCGCGCCGAAGATAAGCAGGGCAGCGAGGATACCGACCGAACTAACGACACCGAACTCCTGAATCGGGCCGATCGGACTGATCAGGTTCGAGAGGAAGCCGATGACAGTGGTTGCAGTCACCCAGACGAGGGCGACGCCGACACCGGCTAACGCGACCCGCATCGATCCCCGTACCATCCCGTCGGGGCGTGGGTCTGCGGTCTCTTTTGGAAGTGCCTCGCGTTGCTCGCGATGGCGCATGAAGACGTGTATCGCGTAGTCGATAGAGAGCCCTATCAGTAACACCGGGACGGCGACGAACATCTGGTTGAACGCGATACCAGCCCATCCCATGAACCCGAACGTCCAGACGAGTACGAGGAGGATACCGACGACGCCCAGGATGATATCGAGAATGTCACGGTAGGCGATAAAGAGGGCGACGACGACGAAAAACAGCGCCATCGGTCCGACGATTGCTAGACTGTCGGCCATCGAACGATCGATTTCGTCCGAGATGATACCGAATCCAAAGATGATGTACTCGTTGCCGGTCTGTTCCATCGCCAGCTCCTGCAACACGAGTTGGGCGTGCATGGCATCGCCGCTGAAATCGCCCATTTCAGGTGCGCCAGTACCATCGGTCGACTGGGTGACGAACGTCATGCGGGCGTCGGCCTGGGTCGACCCCTGTTCGTAGGACGAAGCCATGAACGCCAGCGCGGGTGACTCGTCGTCACCCAGTACATCGCTGACCAAGGTCTCGTACTCCTCTTCGTCCAGTGCCTCGAGCGCTTCGATCTGTTCCTCGAGCGTTGGCGTCGGTGCACTCGCGAGGGCCTGCTGGTCTTCTTGCAGTTGCTCGCTGTCCGCTTCGAGCTGTTCGAACTCGTCAGCAAGGACGCCCGACGTCCCCTGGACGAACAGGTCCTCACGCTGGTCGGCGAGTTCTGACGCCTGCTCGTCGTACTCCGCCTGGGTAATCTCTCCATCCTCGAGTTGTTGCTCGAGAGCGACTTCCTGAGAGACCACCGTGCGAAGATCACTCACGGTCGCTTCGAACGTCGCCGTCTGCTCGGCATCCAGGTCGGCCGTCGCTCCAACGATTTCGTCTTCGATGTCGGTCTCGAGGTCACCAGCCCGTTGTTCGTACTCTTCTTCACTAATCTCGCCTGCCTCGTAGGAAGCGTTCAAGGTCGCGTACTCTCGCTCGAGGCCGACGATGGCCCCGAGGCTGTTGTTGAGTTGTTGGCTCGTTTGATTGAGTTCCTCGCTCCGGGCCTCGATGGCTTCACCGCGCTCGGCCAGTTCCGCAGCCTCTTCGCCACGGATCTGATTGATGGCGACGATGTTTTCGACGCCGGTTATAGCATCGTCTTCAACGAGCGTGGCGTTTATCGATTCGTTCGCTCGTATCTCCTGTTGGAACTCGAGTGAGTCTATCAGAGACGTCTGGTTCAGGACGTTATCACCTCTAACGATGACTTGTACCGTCGTCACGTTTTCCCGTTCGTCGACGGTGAAGTTCTCTGCGATGTACTCCGAAGCTGCCAGCTCCGGAGAGTCACTTTCGAACTGGTCGAGCGATGAATCGTTGTCCACCATCGTCGCACCAGACCCGATCACGAGGGTCAACACCAGCATAACAGCGATAACTGCCTTACTGTGGGTTGTAACTGTCCTGGCTAACCGGTCAGGGACGCTCACGTGCTGATACCTCCCCTGATTCTTCTTCCTGCAGGAAACATTCTGTTGTTATCTTCCTACTAAACCCACCCATAAATACTCGTTGTTATTCGAATACTAACAGCAACATCTGCAGGGAACGATGGGATAATAACCAACCTAAATCCCGTGCGTAGGGAAACCCAAAATTCGGCACAATAGCCCACCTGAGACGTGATTTCACCGGCGTTATCGCCGGGGCACTCGAGTGTCGCTCATAGGGGCCGTTGTCGTCACGAGCACTCGAGCGCTCGCTCCTTTCGACCAGCCCACGTGGAATACGTCTATAGATCGGTTGTTTTGCGAGCCCAGATGTACAACAGGGTTGGCAATGCAAGTACGCTAGCCAGAAACGCATATCCGATGGTAAGCGCGGTCACGAAGCCGAACTGCTGGAGCAACGGAACGGTTGCCACGGTCAGGACGCCGAACCCGAGAATTGTCGTCACAGCACTCCCAGTGAGGGCACCGCCTGTCGTTCGAAGGGTCCGATCGAGCGCCCGATAGACCGGGTTTTCGACACCGCTCGTTGCATCATCGCCAGCGCCGTCGTCCGTCGTGTGGACGCTCTCGAGTTCCTGCGCGAATCGGGAACTGAGGTGAACGCTGTAGGCGATGCCCAGCCCGATGGTGAGGCTTGCAACCATCCCCGTCAGCACGTTGAACGGGATGCCGAGGAGTGCCATCGTGGCGAGCGTCGCACCGAG comes from the Natronosalvus amylolyticus genome and includes:
- a CDS encoding aldehyde ferredoxin oxidoreductase family protein — protein: MLSIDVGERTARTESIDDVLEVFIGGRGVGTKLSHDRIPYDADPFGPDNRLTFATGPLQHATMSFTGRLSATAVSPLTDGLLSSNAGGFLSRNFIATGYAAVEIAGESDDLIAIHVTDEGVEFESVPDLEGATVSEVGASLKHRRGLGPEHVACIGPAGENQVRFASIMTSESRAFGRGGLGAVLGSKRVKAITFDGNATPDVELDPIQIDVHREAATSDSIMKSQGTASVTALANELEALPTRYFSELSFEGADGIDGDAVASKKYQKGTCSACAFACKLPTRDEETGLETEGPEFETVMSFGSNVGVEDIVDVMQSNELCDELGLDTISAGDVISAYLASEDAFGDVDLIHDLVEKIAHRDAVGDMLAEGIDRFHNELGVENWSSKGMEFPGHDGRALNGQGLAFATSNRGADHMYAEMYDYEYPLVDAEDALDPIGLEGKPSVVVESENANALKDSAIACKFSGSFLTADRFETLLATPYETLLAVGGRIVDLERHFNNHRGFDRRDDTLPYDLPGFEDALSRYYAVRGWNDDGTVPEDRLEGPVIAEST
- a CDS encoding type 1 glutamine amidotransferase; this translates as MILVLDNEVRPDYRYLAPEITRLLPDAKRHVFVDDPTVQSLKGVDGVVLGGSTASVYDSEHEAWVDAQCDLVHRCLEESIPILGICFGHQLANVALGGTVEADERRATFVECTHDDCGVLEGVFPPVPALHADRVTELGTGLSAVGKTTYDEHFCTVHDEKPLWTVQFHPEFTERVRDNPSDWDDGAFTFADSNAPRVLDNFAEYCGY
- a CDS encoding TrmB family transcriptional regulator gives rise to the protein MSKPGETDAIEAFERLGLTSYEARVFIALQQLGSGTARDVASIADVPRSQVYSVAESLEGRGLLEVQQSSPIRYRPVSVDEAQSVLRSRFESEQERAFDYVERVRTEPAGEEEQEDIWTVRGRPQIDERVTDLCSQATDRLIFGTRLPPLVTDDVEQLLATKAREGLEVAVVSREPEVRNRLGSLEGVTAFTPPDHRAEDERSGRIVIADDDTILLSVVDDDGSETAIWSAGSLFASVLIELIEASNQAPVSKSE
- a CDS encoding MMPL family transporter, with product MSVPDRLARTVTTHSKAVIAVMLVLTLVIGSGATMVDNDSSLDQFESDSPELAASEYIAENFTVDERENVTTVQVIVRGDNVLNQTSLIDSLEFQQEIRANESINATLVEDDAITGVENIVAINQIRGEEAAELAERGEAIEARSEELNQTSQQLNNSLGAIVGLEREYATLNASYEAGEISEEEYEQRAGDLETDIEDEIVGATADLDAEQTATFEATVSDLRTVVSQEVALEQQLEDGEITQAEYDEQASELADQREDLFVQGTSGVLADEFEQLEADSEQLQEDQQALASAPTPTLEEQIEALEALDEEEYETLVSDVLGDDESPALAFMASSYEQGSTQADARMTFVTQSTDGTGAPEMGDFSGDAMHAQLVLQELAMEQTGNEYIIFGFGIISDEIDRSMADSLAIVGPMALFFVVVALFIAYRDILDIILGVVGILLVLVWTFGFMGWAGIAFNQMFVAVPVLLIGLSIDYAIHVFMRHREQREALPKETADPRPDGMVRGSMRVALAGVGVALVWVTATTVIGFLSNLISPIGPIQEFGVVSSVGILAALLIFGALVPAAKVELDGFLENRGIDRHKRAFGTGESRFGGFLTLGSTAARRAPLVIVLVVLVLTAGGVYGASQVDTSFDEEDFLADSPPEWTQNLGPLSPGEYQAKSNLDFVNENFQRQDIRAQILIQGDITDDETLERLDAAENDAANADTVYTLPNGNTDIDGPVSLMRDVAAENESFNETFTAAGGGPDSVPNQNLETVYDELLEAEPAAAEYIYRTDNGEYEATRLVIAVQGDAAFGDVTDEMRTIAAGIDDGGADSRWTATATGDPIVNYVVESDLMDTVLDSLMITLVAVVLFLSIAYWLTGKGALLGIVTLLPVALAVSWILGTMYLLGMPFNVLTGMITSLTIGLGIAYSIHISSRYTLELEREGNMWEAMETTVTGTGGALLGSAATTVGGFGVLTFAILPVLQQFGIITGLTIIYAFLASVIVLPTLLVLWTKYARPELIESGSPAGSPTAASDGGHDTLGDGVDTDQRDGGDDR